In the genome of Pangasianodon hypophthalmus isolate fPanHyp1 chromosome 15, fPanHyp1.pri, whole genome shotgun sequence, the window aaccttaacctcagaaactgaaattttttagcttttttaaaattaaagctgtagttttttatttaacaataatcacgataacaacatcaacaacaacaacaagaagcagttttccttgtggggacGAACCCAATGTCCCCACAgttatccccccccccccccccccccccccaaacgcacgcgcgcgcacacaaaGCGCAATAACTACAATTTACAAGCCCCTCTGGATATCTGCTATTCACGCGCCGAAGGCTACTGCCGACACGAGATCACGACTCAGTTACAGCCCTATTCTAGGCCAAATGACACTGAGCTGtcgaatcacacacacacacacacacacacacacacggatacaACACACGCCCTGGTGCGACCCTATTTTGAGCCAAATGACTCGAAGCCGCCAAGACTCGCACTTGCTCACACATTCACTAATGCCATGTCTTCGGAACAAAATGACACTAAACCCTCAGTACCAACAGCGAGTGGTTCCTCCACACCATCCACACTTTCTGTCAAATTGTATCAAAATGCTACTTAAAATTAAGCCGACacggatttttaaaaaaaaaaaaaaaaggtaaaaaaaaaatgtctgaaacGCATTATAGTCAGATCCCCGTGGCTCGTTCTTATATCTCCTGCATGAGCGCTCTCTCGCCTCAAAATGGAGAAATCTGGCGGAGAACATTTCTCTGACGCTGCCGCAAGGTGCAGCTTCTCCAAATTTGTCCCATTTTCCGGTAGCAGCGGGAATCCTGCGGTGTTCCCATCTGCTATTGGCCGCGCGCGTCACGACTGAGGAAATACTGCCATTTATGTACTCAGGCACAAGATACATTCACGCTGCGGCGCGGCAGAGAGACGCAAACGACGGCCGATTACCGCCACTACCACCCAGAGACATGAGGAATAACGCGGAATAGTAGTGCCTTCATATTCCGGAGAGGGATATTTTTGCTCATAGAAGGCACTGGGTGATACTACGCAGTGTGATCACCACGACTGTGTTACACCACTACTGTGTTATCCCTCACACCTTACAGACTACATGTAGAAGGCACATTCATTACACATAGACCAAGAATTTTATACTTATTGTTTTATACACTAaaattttaacacacacacacatatatatacatacataggACAGGGACAGTTTGTACCCTTTTTTCCTGAGtgagtatgtgagagagagacacagacagagagagactttgCAGTGTTTGTAGTCTTTATATTCAAATTATAGTCTATATtccattattttaaaacacacacacgagtatATGCTACTCATTGCAACAATAAAACTATTaactattatattataattatctATTAACTACTATAATTATCACACATATTAAAAGGGACATCATGCTGCATCATGTTCATTTATATGTTGTATAATAGTGCTAATCTTTCACAGGAAACGTGGATTATACaatacctttaaaatgattaagCTATATAAATGGACTAAACTAGTTTTTAGAATAAAGCTTTTAAAAGTGCATTATATGCACATTTCTAAGTCATATAATTTCATTGTATGCACATTCCTAAGTGAAAGAGCTCTAAGAGAAGCTGTACCCTTTAGGGCGCCACCCCAGTCACAAGGACAGGGACAGTCtgtacccttttttctgagtgagtatgagagagagagtttatagTCTTTATAGTCAATGTATAGTCTATATTCCAttatttcaacacacacacgagtAGGCATATATGCTCCTCTCTGCAGCTATAAAACTATTGGCTCTAATAGTCACTCATATAAAAAGGGACATTATGTTCCATCATGTTCATTCAAGGTCTCGGCTCATTTATATGTTGTATAACAGCGCTAATCTTGCGGAAATAGCATAATCCTGCATAAATGAACCCAGACCGGCTGTATAATTCAATAGTTTAATccatctccaaaaaaaaaaaaaaggtagtagTACCAGTTCCCGTCTCGCCACATCCATTATAATAGGAGCTAAATCTGAGAGCCGAGAAGGAGGGggttgtgagagagagagaaagagacagagagacagagagatggttATTTTAAAATTCCGGAAGCGTTTCCTCACATGGAGCGCTGGGCCGCCTTGTGCGCGTGACGCTGCCGAGTCCCCCAATGAGCGCCGAGAAGAGCTCGGTTTCCAACACGGTATTCCCTCTCGTGCAGATCCTGGGCGGGCCCGGGGAAGCTCGGTCACGCAGcgtgggtggtgtgtgtgtctgcagcgCCGGTATAAAAGCGAGCCGGCAGCAGCGGAGAGATGCAGTCAGTAGTAGCTCGGTTACACAGAGCCGGCTCGAGCTTCAGCACTAACGACAGCGGCAGCATCAGCACCAacagcatcagcagcagcaggatcAGCAGCACCGATAGCCATCATGGTTCTCATCTGGACGCAGTTTGGCGTGAAGCATAAGAACGTCAAGTGCAAGGTGCGAGTGATCCACGGCGAGGAAAGCTGGTCCTCCGAGGTAAGTGGCCCCAAAATTTGGTTATTCTAgtttctttatctgtttatttaaatttctaatTCTATGCAACAAGCCATCAAAGTACATCAGTACTGTAATTTGTGCCCCATGTCTGATGAATTCCTATAAGCTGGTCAGAATTTTAGAACTGGTGTTTGCTGTGTTCTTCCTGAATGTACTACACTCTTAGATGAACAGTTGTAAACTTTGGTTTTAAGGTACAAAATACCACTTTACAATATCTTGTTTTTTCCTCAAACAGTGCAAAGTGCATTTAGCAGATAAAATCTCTACAGAACGGTGGTTTAAAATACCAACAAATTCTGTTTGTTTAACACCCCAAATAGTTTCTAACAATAGATGGAGACAGGTGTCAAATTCATCACAAAGTGATCAGTTTATTAAGTGTCTCCATCACTGGGTGAATTAAGGAACTAAAAAGATGGAAACTTACTCTTAACAGTTTATTtatgattctctctctctctttccctgaaCAGGAGGTGCATGAGGACCCTGAGATACCCAGTCCTCCTTCTTCACCAGTGTGTCTAGACCACTATGCTGTATTAGGGGTGTCGAGCGACTCAAACGAGGAGGAGATCAGACGTGCATACAAGCGCCTGGCACTGCGCTACCATCCCGACAAAAACCCAGATGCGGATGCAGAGGAGAAGTTCAAGCAGATTGCACAAGCCTATGAGGTCCTCACAGACCCTGAGAAGCGCAGCCTCTATGACCAGCAAGGTAAGAACTTTCTAAAAGACACATTATCCCCATTCATGAATTATTCCCCAACCCATCAtttccacatacacacatatttctgGACTCCCTAGTCACTTTTTTGAAATTCACCTACAAATTTCATCTAAGCAGAAATATCCACCATTCTTTGGCCAAGAAAAaactcacacaatcacacacacctctctcttaCAGGTTTGTCTAAGGCACCAATGTCTTCTGCTAAAGCAGACCCAACCCCTAGTGGCCCCAAGGTCGACACCCACGCCTGGCGCATCTTCTTCAACTTCGAGTTCGACTCAGATGAGGACCTCTTCAACCCATTTCTGAGGAACCCTCAACCCCACCTGGGCCGACACCATAGCAGCAAGACAGGGCCCCACCCTGGGGGCGTATCTGAGGTGCATGACCTCCACGTGTCACTGGAAGACATTCTGACAGGTGTTACGAAGCGCGTGAAAGTCACTCGGCTCCGGCCCACAGAAAAAAACGTGCTTCAGCCGGAGGAGCGAGTGATCGACGTAGAGGTGAAgaaaggatggaaggaagggaCAAAGATCACCTTTCCAGGGGAGGGACATGGGGCGTCAGGTCATGGCCTGAATGACCTCACGTTTGTGGTCAGAGAGAAGAAGCATACTCACTTCAGACGAGAAGGGTCCAACATCGTCTACACAGCCACCATTACGCTGagagaggtgagtgtgtgtgtgctagtaGTACAGCCTGTCCTGTTCTCCACCCACGCAGTCTCCGCTAGATGATAAGCCTCTGCAGAGCACTGTGGCTAAATTTAGAAACTCTCCCCCTCTCCCGCAGGCAAACAGACACACTCCTCCGCCTCTTGCCTCTCCTTATCTTCCCTCTGCAGCTCTTAgcatcttcacacacacacacacatgcacaatttTCCTTTCTGTCATTCAACCTCAATCATTTTCTCATCTTTGATCTCTAATTAGGAATTCCCTTCCCTTCATCTTTTCCCACCATCTCCCTTGATCTTCATCTCCTTTTGGTATTTCCCTCTTCTCAGAGGTAAACCTCTAAATCTCCCTCTTTTCTGTTTCAATTCCATTCAAATTAATTCACTCAGGCTTTTTTGCCATGAAcattatagttatttatttcaatCTCTCCCTACAAACATCTCACAACATCTCCATATCTCACTCCTGAAATCACCCCACCATTCATCTGTCTCTTCATCCctgtcatctgtctgtctcgcaCTCTGTTCTCCCTCCTTGTCTCCCACCTCTTCGTCTCTCCCCAACTGTCTCGCACCATCACACTCACCTCCTCCTCCCAACTCCTCTCTCCTGCTGTTTCTCaccaccccacccccccccccccccaccaccatCCCTCATCTTTCACCCTCCCTtgctcatctctctcatctctctcccacgcacttcctccctcctcctctctcccacTCAGACGAGAACAAGAGAATAGGAACACATTAGCAACACCCATCTCGTAATGGCTTCTTGCATAACAGGAGAAGTTCATTCACTCTGACCCACATTCTCCTCATTCAATCTCGACTCAACATTATGCAATACAAAAACCCAATAATAGGTATTCTCCAATGGTTAGGAAACAGTAAAGCATACTCTAGCATGGAGATGTATCACAGATGTAGTCAAGCTATTGTTTTTTGAAATAATCctcattctgaaaaaaaaaatgtaataatgaaaCCATTTTGTTCATGCTTATCATACTAAGATATAGTAGGAAATAATACTAACCTtcatctctatctctttctctttctgtaggCATTGTGTGGATGTACTGTTAGTGTTCCCACCCTGGATGGACAGACAAAGCCTGTCCCCTGCAGTGATGTCATCAAGCCTGGCTCAGTGAGAAGACTAATAGGGGAGGGACTTCCCCGGGCTAAGAACTCAGCCCAGCGTGGTGACCTGTTGGTCGAGTTCCAGGTGGTGTTTCCAGAGCGTATCCCACCATCCAGCAAAGAGATCATCAAACACAGCCTTGGACAGTGTTAACACAAACAAGCAGGCACACACAGATCTAGTGATGGCTGCagcatcaattttttttttgtctctgtgaGGCATATTGTGTGCTGGactgtacacacatgcacacaaaatacCAGTATCATACGTAGTCCATAGATtttagacaaacacacacactgcactcagACATACCACCTATAGTCATAAGACATACAGGTACACACAAACGCagacactgatacacacagaggtGCTACTCTTGAAGTATCAACACACGTCCTGTATGTAGCAGGAAGTGACATGCTCTATGGGAGAGGGCATGATGGGCTCCTGTAGGAAATTGTTGTTCCTATGATGACCATCTCAACTCGCTCTAAACAAATGACAAATTTGTACTTGTGTACAGAATCGTCAATGAATTAGTCTCTATGAGAGAACTTGTGTCATGTTTcaatgaattatttataaagGATAATTATATAAAGATTTAAATGTGCTCTATAATCTGGCATGTAGGCTAAGACTGTATGAAAAGCATGTTTTTTATGtacaaataaagactttattaaataatctaCTTTGTGAGTGCATTCCTTGATCATTTTTCCTCATGAGACTTGTGTATCTCTGATGATTTAGCCCTGCAGTGTAGGGCTTATATGTGATTCAACTTGATGAAATCCTGCCACGCTTTTGGCTCTGCATGTAGAGAATTGAGAAGAACACTGTTAAGTAAATTTTAGCCTCTATCAAAAATCTTTATCCTGTATTCAAAATGTGATAACAATATTAGGCAAATAACTGAATGCAAATAACTacataatcaaataaatcacaaaagCTTCTTTCATACAAACTCCCTTGATCGTATCTAAGCTGTTATCCAATTAGTTTTATAGCCATGGCTGATTGATCGCTCCTGTTTCAGACAGGAACAGTGAACAGATCCAAACGGCTCAGGTGAAATCACCTGAAAATTAAGACTCAAAGTGCCAGTGATTTGCCAGAAGTTATAAAGCTAGGTCTTCTTTGGTTATATGCAGTGACATGATAAATGTCGTACAACAAGGCAACAATGAGAGCACAGTCCAACCCACTTGTTTTCCACTGGAAGTCCAATGTCCTTTCCACGTTTGTGAACTGGCTTTTCtggcagtatatatatatatatatatatatatatatatatatatatatatatatatatatatatatatatatatatatagcatttgTTCTGATCACTAATTCACCAATATTCACCAAAACATGGAAAAGCCAATTTTTCTGCTGGCTCACAAGACCGATATTCATGAAGTCACAGGTCAAAGGTTAATTGGCCAtgcaaattttatttgcatttggtcTGAAAAAGTGTAGTTTTCAGGTGATTCCCATGTAACTGTAATAAAGTTTGGCAagagagaagtgtgtgatgtagttaccttgtttcctgttaaagtccatcgcaacttTACCACAGCTTCCTAATCCAGCCATGACAATGATTTCagtacattcttcttttgtcacaggcattattaaaggctatctgaaaacaatatataaactaagtatcAAAAAttctggaagacattttgctaaaaagtgctaatttccgctatgtatggagacttttgggacaccttgtatatactgtatacaaaaCTTCAATAGTCAAAGGTGCTTAGGTACCAAACTGAGTTCTGCTTGGAGGCCTTTCTGATAAGGGAactctttcagaaaaaaaaaaacgtaaaatcTAAAACCCTTAGGGCTCTTTGTGTGAACCCTTAAATGCTCAACAGAGAACCTTACAACAGTCATAGAAAGAACGCTAACTGAATTCTAGAGTTTGGGACAAACCCTCATATTTCTCACTATCATGTGGCGCCCCCTGTCGGTCACTGCAAAAGCAACGGAAATGATGGACATTTCCGGTCTTAAAATGAAAACggaaataaactgaaatgcagttagcGTTTTCAACGTCacataaactgaaataaactgaaatgcggaaataaactgaaatgcagttagcGTTTTCAACGTCACATACTAAATTAATGAATGTAGAAATTCAGTTTAGACATGAATTTAGAAATTCCCCAATTTGGTGATTTAAAAATTCTAGACTTTGAGAGTATAATTATTCATCCCCTTATATGACCCAGTTAATGCTCAAAATAAAACCTGCCTGAGCTCCATCTTTCCAATACAATTACTTTTTCACTTTGATGCTGTTTTGTGGCACCTCATTTTAACTATGTGATCAAACGTTTTCACAAAGAATCTGAAGTTTCACAAAGAACAACTTATTCACAAAGAAAAGATGGAAGCCAGATtttggaaacaaaaacaaaaaaacccacatagattaaaaatatattgattTGTATGCATATGCATTTTGACCTTGTTTCACTCAGTCACAAAGAAACACATTAAAGGAATCGGATCTGGATATGTTCCAGTTACAGGTATGATTATGATATTTACtgatcaaaaagaaaaaattcacaacagacaaaaatagactatatggccaaaagtatgtgaccACCACACCCATTAAGATGGAGTTTTTCCCCCTCTTTGATGCTCTCTTCTGTCCACTCTTCTGgggaggctttccactagattttggagagtggctgtggggatttgtgctcattcaaccacaagagcattagtgaagctgggcactgatgtcaagtgaaAAGGCCTGGTGCGCAGTTgccattccaattcatcccaaagctgttcagtgggtttgaggtcagggcttggGTCACTCAATGTCTGCCACactaaccttggcaaatcatgcctttgtgcacagggacactaTCATTatgaaacaggtttggggccctttagttccagtgaagaaaaatcttaatgctacagcatgcaaagacattctagacaattgtgtacttacaattttgtggcaacattttggggtaaaagcacatatgggtgtgatggccaggtgtccacttttggccatataatgtatattattgaTGTTTAGAGATTGTATTAAATCTATTCACGACTCACTGTGGGAATAAATGTTCTCTTATTCCCATGACAGGAGAAAAAACACAATCCTGTTTTAAATCTTATAACAAGAACATGAATGGAGACTATATTTGGGGGCTGCTTTGTGAAAGTGATTTacaatatacaccgatcagccataacattaaaaccagtgaCAGGTGAATAACagtgattatctcattacagtggcacctgtcaaagggtaggatatattaggcagcaagtgaacagtcagttctcgaagttgatgtcttggaagcaggaaaaatgggcaagcataaggttCTGAGCaactctgacaagggccaaattgtgatggctagaagactgggtcagagcatctccaaaacagcaggtcttgtggggtgttcccggtatgcaggggttagtacctaccaaaagtggtgcAAGGAAgaacaactggtgaaccggcgacagggtcgtGGGCACCCAAGGTTCATTGATGCAAGTggagagcgaaggctagcccgtctgggcCGATCCCACAAAAgaactactgtagcacaaattgctgaaaaagttaatgctggctatgatagaaaggtgtcagaacacacggGGCTGTGCAGCCACAGACCATtcagagtgtccatgctgacccctgtccaccaccaaaagtgcctacaatagGCACATAAGCattagaactggaccatggagcaatggaagaaggtggcctggtctgatgaatcatgtttttacatcatgtggacagccaggtgCGCGTGCGTCACAtacctggggaaaagatggcaccaggatgcactatgggaagaaggcaagccagcgaAGGCAGtttgatgctctgggcaatgttctgctgggaaaccttgggtcctggcattcatgtgtatgttactttgacacgtaccacctacctaaacattgttgcagaccaagtatcCCCCTTCCAaggcaacggtgttccctaatgacagtggccttactcaggaatggtttgaggaacatgacaaagagttcaaggtgctgacttggcctccaaattccccagatctcaatccaatcgagcatctgtggtcTGTGCtcgaggccccacctcgcaacttacagggcttaaaggatctgctgctaacgtcttggtgccagataccacagcacaccttcagatgtcttgtggagtccacacctcaacgggtcagagctgttttggcagcacaagggtgacctacacaatattaatacacaggtggttttaatgttatggctgacaagtgtgtgtatatatatatataaatatatatatatatatatatatatatatatatatatatatatatatatatttgagagagaaagagagagagacagcacttGTAATGTGTCTCTTCAACCTTTGGAAATGGGTTTAATttgaaaaggagaaaatcagttttaaaaataaacatactctaaaatatctttaaagTGTCTACATAAAGCGACGCACTCTGACTTACTTTGTTGTAATGCAATAACAGCAGTCAGTGAGagcgttttttttccccactttttttCAGCACTTGATTTTAAACCAGGCGCGCTAGGTTTACCTCAAGCTCACATACTGCTGCTACATGCGCAAGTGTTTTTAGCATTTGAGcggtaaaaataataataataataataactttttataaatttaacaaGAAACAATTCGATTAGTAAAATGTGTAATCGACACGGACGCAAATGAGGTAAGTTTCTGAGATTTCTGAGCTGTTTCAAAACTTTCTTTTCTAGGAGCCCGCTTTAAGTCAGATTAGCCTACAGCTAACT includes:
- the zgc:122979 gene encoding dnaJ homolog subfamily B member 5; the protein is MVLIWTQFGVKHKNVKCKVRVIHGEESWSSEEVHEDPEIPSPPSSPVCLDHYAVLGVSSDSNEEEIRRAYKRLALRYHPDKNPDADAEEKFKQIAQAYEVLTDPEKRSLYDQQGLSKAPMSSAKADPTPSGPKVDTHAWRIFFNFEFDSDEDLFNPFLRNPQPHLGRHHSSKTGPHPGGVSEVHDLHVSLEDILTGVTKRVKVTRLRPTEKNVLQPEERVIDVEVKKGWKEGTKITFPGEGHGASGHGLNDLTFVVREKKHTHFRREGSNIVYTATITLREALCGCTVSVPTLDGQTKPVPCSDVIKPGSVRRLIGEGLPRAKNSAQRGDLLVEFQVVFPERIPPSSKEIIKHSLGQC